Proteins found in one Flavobacterium channae genomic segment:
- a CDS encoding DUF2238 domain-containing protein, with amino-acid sequence MKKLQLYTILFFLGLVISGINPKEYFTWFLEVLPAIIGFTILAFTHKRFRFTNFTYFFILIHCFILFWGGHYTYAEVPLFEWIKEAFEQSRNNYDKVGHFAQGFVPAIIVRELFIRKNVIANKSFFNFIIVSICLAISAAYEWLEWGVSLCTGEGGDAFLGTQGYIWDTQSDMLYATIGAICMIVFLSKLHDKAIQEHIQAQ; translated from the coding sequence ATGAAAAAACTACAACTTTACACTATTCTATTCTTTTTAGGTTTAGTAATTTCCGGAATTAATCCAAAAGAATATTTCACTTGGTTTTTAGAAGTTTTACCTGCAATAATTGGTTTTACAATCTTGGCTTTCACTCATAAACGTTTTAGATTTACTAATTTCACTTACTTTTTCATATTAATTCATTGTTTTATACTCTTTTGGGGTGGGCATTACACGTATGCCGAAGTTCCACTTTTTGAATGGATAAAAGAAGCATTTGAGCAAAGCAGAAATAATTACGATAAAGTTGGTCATTTCGCTCAAGGCTTTGTACCAGCAATAATTGTGAGAGAATTGTTCATTCGTAAAAATGTAATTGCAAATAAGAGTTTCTTTAATTTCATAATTGTATCTATTTGTTTGGCTATTAGTGCCGCTTATGAATGGTTAGAATGGGGAGTTTCATTATGTACAGGTGAAGGTGGCGATGCTTTTTTAGGAACTCAAGGCTATATTTGGGATACACAATCTGACATGCTCTATGCAACCATTGGAGCAATTTGTATGATTGTGTTTCTAAGTAAATTACATGACAAAGCTATTCAAGAGCATATTCAAGCTCAATAA
- a CDS encoding GNAT family N-acetyltransferase: MLELNYSPFPILESERLRFRKLTDSDANEVIALRGSKENMQFIPRPLITNTEEALAYIKMINDKIDENTDINWAVTEKGSDKCIGIMGFYQTQPEHYRTELGYMIVAEHNGKGYVTEAVKTLLNFAFNTLNFHSIEAVIDSRHVASERVLQKNGFEKEAHFKENFYYNNEFTDTVIYSLLKRNFKK, from the coding sequence ATGCTAGAACTAAACTACTCGCCTTTCCCTATACTGGAATCAGAACGATTACGATTCAGAAAACTAACAGATTCAGATGCTAATGAAGTTATTGCTCTTAGAGGAAGCAAAGAAAATATGCAGTTTATTCCAAGACCTTTAATCACCAATACTGAAGAAGCATTAGCCTATATCAAAATGATAAATGACAAAATTGATGAAAATACGGATATCAATTGGGCTGTAACAGAAAAAGGTTCTGATAAATGCATCGGAATAATGGGATTTTATCAAACACAACCTGAGCATTATAGAACTGAGTTGGGTTACATGATAGTTGCTGAACACAATGGAAAAGGATATGTTACCGAAGCGGTAAAAACACTATTAAATTTTGCTTTTAACACTCTTAATTTCCACTCTATTGAAGCCGTTATCGATTCAAGACATGTTGCTTCGGAACGCGTTTTACAAAAAAATGGATTTGAAAAAGAAGCGCATTTTAAAGAGAATTTTTATTACAACAACGAGTTTACGGATACTGTAATTTACAGTTTATTAAAACGTAATTTTAAAAAATGA
- a CDS encoding aldose 1-epimerase family protein gives MIITISNSKISASINSIGAELIRLEKDNKNYIWTVDETYWNKTSPILFPIVGRLKNDSYSVNNTTFELPRHGFARNYDFQIVNQTENSVLFQLESNSETLKNYPFDFQLQLEYVLEGNSLKMNYSIVNKSNETMPFSIGAHPAFTIENNFSDYSLRFNKDDKFISYELENEQFNNTFKEINSENNAISLDYLLFEKDALVFKHLNSDELTLLKNGQEVLSVQFEGFPYLGIWTKPNAPYLCIEPWCGLADNVNHNGELSKKEGINLLEKDAVFKRTMTIKL, from the coding sequence ATGATAATCACAATTTCAAATTCAAAAATATCAGCTTCAATTAATTCAATTGGTGCCGAATTAATTCGTTTAGAAAAAGACAATAAAAATTACATTTGGACAGTTGATGAAACCTATTGGAACAAAACATCACCTATTTTATTTCCAATTGTAGGTCGATTAAAAAATGATTCCTATTCGGTAAACAATACAACTTTTGAATTACCTCGACATGGATTTGCTAGAAATTATGATTTTCAGATTGTAAACCAAACCGAAAATTCGGTGCTTTTTCAATTAGAAAGCAATTCGGAAACTTTAAAAAACTACCCATTTGATTTTCAATTGCAATTAGAATATGTATTAGAAGGAAATTCCTTAAAAATGAATTATTCGATTGTAAATAAATCAAATGAAACAATGCCTTTTTCAATTGGAGCACATCCTGCTTTTACAATAGAAAATAACTTTTCAGACTATTCTTTACGTTTTAATAAAGACGATAAATTCATCTCGTACGAATTAGAAAACGAACAATTTAACAACACTTTCAAAGAAATCAATTCAGAAAACAATGCCATTTCATTAGATTATTTGCTTTTTGAAAAAGATGCTTTGGTATTTAAACATTTAAACTCTGACGAATTAACCTTGCTGAAAAACGGACAAGAAGTTCTATCAGTTCAATTTGAAGGTTTCCCTTATTTAGGAATTTGGACAAAACCAAACGCTCCTTATTTGTGCATTGAACCTTGGTGTGGTTTAGCAGATAACGTGAATCATAATGGAGAACTTTCTAAAAAAGAAGGCATTAATTTATTAGAAAAAGATGCTGTTTTTAAAAGAACAATGACAATTAAATTATAA
- the fabG gene encoding 3-oxoacyl-[acyl-carrier-protein] reductase, whose translation MKLLEGKVAIITGASRGIGSGIAKVFAEQGANVAFTYSSSVESAMALENELNALGIKAKGYKSNAADFNEAQKLVDDVVAEFGTVDVLINNAGITKDNLLMRMSEEDFDNVLAINLKSVFNMTKAVQKIMLKNRKGSIVNMSSVVGVKGNAGQANYAASKAGMNGFTKSIALELGSRNIRCNAIAPGFIETEMTAKLNEEVVKGWRESIPLKRGGTPEDVANVCVFLASDMSAYVTGQVLNVDGGMLT comes from the coding sequence ATGAAATTATTAGAAGGAAAAGTTGCCATTATTACAGGTGCAAGCCGTGGAATTGGTAGCGGAATTGCAAAAGTTTTTGCAGAGCAAGGTGCTAATGTTGCGTTTACATATAGTTCATCTGTTGAATCTGCAATGGCGTTAGAAAATGAATTAAATGCTTTAGGAATTAAAGCAAAAGGATATAAATCAAATGCTGCAGATTTTAATGAAGCGCAAAAATTAGTTGATGATGTTGTGGCTGAATTTGGTACAGTTGACGTGTTAATCAACAATGCCGGAATCACTAAAGATAATTTGTTGATGCGTATGTCAGAAGAAGATTTTGATAATGTATTGGCAATTAACTTAAAATCAGTTTTTAACATGACTAAAGCAGTGCAAAAAATCATGTTGAAAAATCGTAAAGGATCAATTGTAAATATGAGTAGTGTAGTAGGAGTAAAAGGAAATGCTGGTCAAGCAAATTACGCAGCTTCTAAAGCAGGTATGAACGGATTTACAAAATCTATTGCGTTAGAGTTAGGTTCAAGAAACATTCGTTGCAATGCTATTGCTCCTGGTTTTATTGAAACTGAAATGACTGCTAAATTAAACGAAGAAGTAGTTAAAGGATGGAGAGAATCTATTCCATTAAAAAGAGGTGGTACTCCAGAAGATGTAGCTAATGTTTGTGTTTTCTTAGCATCAGACATGAGTGCTTACGTTACGGGTCAGGTTCTTAATGTTGATGGAGGAATGCTTACTTAA
- a CDS encoding cytochrome-c peroxidase: MFYDKNHSSNNTISCASCHKQEFAFSDSNVASTGVNGTTCRHSMRLINSRFATETKFFWNERALNLETQTTMPIKDHGEMGFSGENGDLSFND; encoded by the coding sequence TTGTTTTATGACAAAAATCATTCTTCAAACAATACTATTTCTTGTGCAAGTTGCCACAAACAAGAGTTTGCTTTTAGTGATTCAAATGTTGCTAGCACAGGAGTTAACGGCACAACATGCAGGCATTCTATGCGTTTGATTAATTCAAGATTTGCAACAGAAACTAAATTCTTTTGGAACGAACGAGCTTTAAACCTAGAAACTCAAACCACCATGCCAATTAAAGATCATGGAGAAATGGGCTTTAGTGGTGAAAATGGTGATTTATCATTTAATGATTAA